TGTCTCCGCTGGTGTGGTTGAGCGCCTCGTTGAGATAGCGCCGGCCGGTCTCCAGCCCGGCCCAGCCGGCCGCCCCCACCAGCAGCGCTGAAACACCCAGGGCGGCAAGGGCTTTACCACGGGCCCGGGCCGCAGCCAGCGTCAGCAGGGCGAATACGCCGGCCAGCACCGTCACCCCGACACTGACCCACGGGCCCCACACCGCCAGCGGACGCAAGATGCCCGGTCGCAAGTTGTCGGGCGCCGAGGACGCGATGGGAACCGTAAGGGTTTGCGGCACTTCGACTCCGAAGCCGGACAAGGTCTCGCGGAACGAGGCATCCGAGAGCATCGGGGCCAGGTCCACCACCCAGCTGCCGTCCTCGTTGCGGGACAGCCGGTCGGTGAACATCCAGGTGTGCGCAACCTGGTTGGCCAGCGCGAATTGGCCGGGGAAGTCCGGGCCCGCGGTGTAGGCGCCGGCCACGGCGCGGATCTGCCGCGCGTCCACCTCCGCACCGTTCTGCGCGGCCAGAGATTGCACCTGGGTGGTGAGTTCACCGGCCACCGCCTGCTGCAGCTGCGGGTCTTTCGCCGCAGCCGCGGCGAAGGCCGAGTAGCCCTGCTGGTCGATGATGTTCTTCTGAACCCACGCGGACGGCACCGCAGCGGCCAGCAGAACCGTCGTCAGCACCCACAGGAACAGCGTCATGACGAATCGCACGCCGTCCTCCTAGTCTCGGGCGGCGGCCAGACTGCTCAGTCCGACAGGGCACGCCCCACGATCAGCGGATCGGCGTGGCCGACCACGTCAAAATCCTTGTTGTCGTAGTCGAACTTACCGAGCACATAGCGCATGGCGTTGATGCGGGCGCGTTTCTTGTCGTTGCTCTTGACCACGGTCCAGGGCGCGATTTCGGTGTCGGTCCAGGCGAACATGTCTTCCTTGGCCGCGGTGTAGTCCTCCCATTTGTCCAGCGACGCGAGGTCGGTGGGTGAGAGCTTCCACTGCCGCACCGGGTCGACCTGACGGATCGTGAACCGGGTGCGCTGCTCGGACTGCGTGACGGAGAACCACAGCTTGGTCAGGCTGATGCCGTCGTTGACCAGCATCTGCTCGAACAACGGGGCCTGGCGGATGAATTCGGCATGCTGCTTGGGCGAGCAGTAGCCCATCACGCGCTCCACCCCGGCGCGGTTGTACCAGGACCGGTCGAACAGCACGATCTCACCGGCGGCCGGCAGGTGCTGCACGTAGCGCTGGAAATACCACTGGGTGCGCTCTTTTTCGGTCGGCTTCTCCAGCGCGACGACACGGGCCCCGCGGGGGTTGAGGTGCTCCATGAACCGCTTGATCGTGCCGCCCTTGCCTGCGGCGTCGCGGCCCTCGAAGACGATGACGTGCCGAAGCCCGTTGCCCTGGCTCCACTTCTGCAGCTTCAGCAGCTCGATCTGCAGCAGCCGCTTCTGCTCCTCGTACTCTTGGCGCGACATGCGGTCGGAGTACGGGTAGTTCTCCCGCCAGGTGTCCACGACCTCGCCGCCGGGCTCCAGCAACAGCACGGGGTCGTCATCGTCGTCGTCACGGACCGTATAGCCGGTGATGTCCAGAGTCACCGGCCGACGGTATCCACCCCGGCGAACACGAAGGTGTCGCCGGGGTGAACGCCCGGTACGTCGTTACCCGGAGTTACTTGGCCTTACGACGCGGAC
This genomic window from Mycolicibacterium neworleansense contains:
- the ppk2 gene encoding polyphosphate kinase 2, with protein sequence MTLDITGYTVRDDDDDDPVLLLEPGGEVVDTWRENYPYSDRMSRQEYEEQKRLLQIELLKLQKWSQGNGLRHVIVFEGRDAAGKGGTIKRFMEHLNPRGARVVALEKPTEKERTQWYFQRYVQHLPAAGEIVLFDRSWYNRAGVERVMGYCSPKQHAEFIRQAPLFEQMLVNDGISLTKLWFSVTQSEQRTRFTIRQVDPVRQWKLSPTDLASLDKWEDYTAAKEDMFAWTDTEIAPWTVVKSNDKKRARINAMRYVLGKFDYDNKDFDVVGHADPLIVGRALSD